The Pan paniscus chromosome 1, NHGRI_mPanPan1-v2.0_pri, whole genome shotgun sequence genome has a segment encoding these proteins:
- the LOC130541294 gene encoding uncharacterized protein LOC130541294 isoform X1, producing MGSHGAHAHTRAHTHPAEVPNQCTNLRGPFNLCGRLRELIMKPISARHKYALSPPAPGPACPAHPALRAPPTAAVGRHSGAARRSCNFAPKRPHLAARRAGDKSCGAAAGGRAAKVCSLIVRKCVCVRPGARRGGGGDGGRGDPPLLPPPLASAGYPNRD from the exons aTGGGTTCGCACGGGGCGCAcgcacacacgcgcgcgcacacacaccccGCCGAGGTACCCAATCAATGCACAAATCTTCGGGGTCCCTTTAACCTCTGCGGACGACTCCGGGAGTTAATTATGAAGCCTATTTCGGCGCGGCATAAATATGCATTAAG CCCCCCAGCCCCGGGGCCGGCGTGCCCTGCCCACCCCGCCCTCCGCGCCCCCCCGACGGCCGCGGTCGGCCGGCATTCCGGAGCAGCGCGTCGGAGCTGCAACTTCGCGCCTAAGCGCCCGCACCTCGCAGCCCGGCGGGCGGGAGACAAAAGCTGCGGCGCCGCCGCCGGAGGCCGCGCGGCCAAGGTGTGTTCGCTAATTGtcaggaaatgtgtgtgtgtgcggccGGGAGCCCGCAGGGGCGGGGGAGGGGACGGAGGAAGAGGAGACCCACCCCTCCTACCCCCGCCACTCGCCAGCGCCGGGTACCCGAACCGGGATTAG